The following proteins are encoded in a genomic region of Mycteria americana isolate JAX WOST 10 ecotype Jacksonville Zoo and Gardens chromosome 14, USCA_MyAme_1.0, whole genome shotgun sequence:
- the RAB5IF gene encoding GEL complex subunit OPTI, producing MSGARRREEPPHAQQHAVANGGAAGRGSVWGKALRSDSAWHDKDEFLDVIYWFRQIIAVILGIIWGVVPLKGFVGIAVFCLINAGVLYLYFSSFQQIDEEEYGGTWELTKEGFMTSFALFLVVWIIFYTAIHYD from the exons ATGAGCGGCGCGCGGCGCAGGGAGGAGCCGCCGCACGCGCAGCAGCACGCGGTGGCCaacggcggcgcggccgggcgcggcTCCGTGTGGGGCAAGGCGCTGCGCAGCGACTCCGCCTGGCACGACAAG GACGAGTTTTTAGATGTGATCTACTGGTTCCGGCAGATCATTGCAGTTATTTTGGGAATCATCTGGGGAGTAGTTCCACTGAAGGGATTCGTGGGAATAGCAGT ATTCTGTCTGATCAATGCTGGTGTTCTGTACCTCTACTTCAGCAGCTTCCAGCAGATAGATGAGGAGGAGTATGGGGGGACGTGGGAGCTAACAAAAGAAGGATTCATGACATCTTTTGCACTGTTTCTG GTTGTTTGGATAATCTTCTATACTGCCATCCACTATGATTGA
- the MYL9 gene encoding myosin regulatory light polypeptide 9 produces the protein MSSKRAKAKTTKKRPQRATSNVFAMFDQSQIQEFKEAFNMIDQNRDGFIDKEDLHDMLASLGKNPTDEYLEGMMSEAPGPINFTMFLTMFGEKLNGTDPEDVIRNAFACFDEEASGFIHEDHLRELLTTMGDRFTDEEVDEMYREAPIDKKGNFNYVEFTRILKHGAKDKDD, from the exons ATGTCCAGCAAACGTGCCAAAGCCAAGACCACCAAGAAGCGCCCCCAGCGCGCCACCTCCAACGTCTTCGCCATGTTCGACCAGTCGCAGATCCAGGAGTTCAAGGAAGCCTTCAACATGATCGACCAGAACCGCGATGGCTTCATTGACAAGGAGGATCTGCACGACATGCTGGCTTCCCTCG GGAAGAACCCCACCGACGAGTACCTGGAGGGCATGATGAGCGAGGCGCCGGGGCCCATCAACTTCACCATGTTCCTCACCATGTTTGGGGAGAAGCTGAACGGCACCGACCCAGAAGATGTCATCCGCAACGCCTTCGCCTGCTTCGACGAGGAGGCGTCAG GCTTCATTCACGAGGACCATCTGCGTGAGCTGCTGACCACCATGGGGGACAGGTTCACCGATGAGGAGGTGGATGAGATGTACCGGGAGGCGCCCATCGACAAGAAGGGCAACTTCAACTACGTGGAGTTCACCCGCATCCTGAAGCATGGGGCCAAGGACAAGGACGATTAG